The Leptospira sp. WS39.C2 genome contains a region encoding:
- the rpe gene encoding ribulose-phosphate 3-epimerase, with translation MKISASILAAKLTGLSQELPTYKQENIDLIHIDVMDGNFVPQISFGEAFTKEVKSHTDIPLDVHLMVSNPELHVPKYFDLKPYCITFHIETTNFSVRLAEEIRKAGIKVGVSLNPQTPPESISQILPYLDLVLLMTVDPGFYGQSFVKSGFEKIAAVRKLTKPYNIELEVDGGVNESNMEELAKLGVDITVVGSGLYKTGDPNAQGKKLKELAASARTRS, from the coding sequence ATGAAAATTTCTGCATCCATCCTTGCCGCGAAACTCACTGGTCTTTCCCAAGAACTTCCTACTTACAAACAGGAAAATATTGATCTCATCCACATTGATGTGATGGATGGGAATTTTGTACCTCAGATTTCCTTCGGGGAAGCCTTCACAAAAGAAGTGAAATCACACACTGACATCCCACTCGATGTCCACTTAATGGTGAGTAACCCCGAACTCCATGTTCCAAAATACTTTGACCTAAAACCTTATTGCATTACCTTCCATATTGAAACGACCAATTTCTCCGTGCGTCTTGCAGAAGAGATCCGAAAGGCTGGAATCAAAGTGGGTGTTTCCTTAAATCCCCAAACTCCACCCGAATCCATCTCGCAAATTTTGCCCTATCTAGACCTCGTGCTTCTTATGACAGTGGATCCTGGGTTTTATGGACAATCCTTTGTGAAATCGGGGTTTGAGAAAATCGCTGCGGTTCGCAAACTCACAAAACCCTACAATATCGAACTCGAAGTGGATGGGGGAGTGAACGAATCCAATATGGAAGAACTCGCAAAACTGGGTGTGGACATCACAGTTGTGGGCTCTGGGCTCTACAAAACAGGTGATCCGAATGCTCAGGGCAAAAAATTAAAGGAACTGGCTGCAAGTGCAAGAACTCGCTCTTGA
- a CDS encoding ATP-binding protein, which translates to MSPKRAEVGSLMYEWNGTKEIQVEVGIRRGFPHFQILGNVPQETKEARDRIRLAIEASSYEFPMETIIINVKPSHTQKKKVSLDVAMAVGILEATGQIRKPNQNILYLGNLGLDGSLVGGKELLPYLWQRDKKETDVICLPESLEKDSIPEGKYYFLSHLQDLEMIFEQSPIVKFQTIDTNDSLQWEVVHLDPYQMNVFQGLLYSLLGNHHSLLLGSPGIGKTMLHRLLDTLLPPNNTAGQKGMGIWTNKGEFEAPTNKRPFRSPHHSTTEVGLLGGGLPYQPGEITKAEGGILYLDEALEFKDRILESLRMPMEDSYLEITRLNEVTKIKTNFTLLLSSNPCPCGNYHSQNHCHCSLQKIRLYLQKISGAFLDRITIFQTLFETTTERNIRLEENKLKEIILERFDYRKERKIPSEETLSVLKQLEMGKDTKQLSLRKKKQIVSLARTIADWNLSPRTKEVHIQEALDYTLGYQWIYSLG; encoded by the coding sequence GTGAGCCCCAAACGAGCAGAAGTTGGAAGTTTGATGTATGAATGGAATGGAACAAAAGAAATCCAAGTGGAGGTTGGGATCAGACGGGGATTTCCCCATTTTCAAATCTTAGGAAACGTCCCACAAGAAACAAAGGAGGCCAGAGATCGCATTCGTTTGGCCATAGAAGCCTCTTCCTATGAATTTCCTATGGAAACCATCATCATCAACGTCAAACCCTCCCACACACAGAAAAAGAAGGTATCACTGGATGTGGCGATGGCCGTTGGTATCTTAGAAGCAACAGGACAAATTCGAAAACCAAATCAAAACATTCTGTATTTGGGAAACCTGGGACTTGATGGAAGCCTTGTTGGTGGAAAAGAACTTTTACCTTATTTATGGCAGAGGGACAAAAAAGAAACGGATGTAATTTGTCTGCCTGAATCATTAGAAAAAGACTCCATTCCAGAAGGTAAGTATTATTTTCTATCGCACTTACAAGACCTAGAAATGATTTTTGAGCAATCACCAATTGTAAAATTCCAAACCATAGATACGAATGATTCTTTGCAGTGGGAAGTTGTACATTTGGATCCGTACCAAATGAATGTATTCCAAGGCCTGCTTTATTCTTTACTTGGAAACCATCATAGTTTATTACTTGGAAGTCCAGGAATTGGGAAAACCATGTTACATCGGTTACTCGATACTCTCTTACCACCAAACAACACTGCAGGACAAAAAGGAATGGGCATTTGGACAAACAAAGGAGAGTTTGAAGCCCCTACGAACAAACGTCCATTTCGATCCCCCCACCATTCCACAACAGAAGTTGGACTACTGGGTGGCGGACTCCCCTACCAACCTGGTGAAATCACAAAAGCAGAAGGTGGAATTTTATATTTAGATGAAGCCCTTGAATTTAAGGATCGAATTTTAGAAAGTTTAAGGATGCCTATGGAAGATTCCTATTTGGAAATCACAAGGCTTAACGAAGTCACAAAAATCAAAACCAATTTTACACTTTTATTATCATCAAATCCATGTCCATGTGGGAACTACCATAGCCAAAACCATTGTCATTGTTCCTTACAAAAAATCAGGTTGTATCTGCAAAAAATCAGCGGTGCTTTTTTAGATCGAATCACAATCTTCCAAACTTTATTTGAAACAACAACGGAACGTAACATCCGTTTGGAGGAAAACAAATTAAAAGAAATCATTTTAGAGAGATTCGATTATAGAAAGGAAAGAAAGATTCCTTCCGAAGAAACATTGTCTGTGTTGAAACAGTTGGAAATGGGTAAAGATACAAAACAACTTTCCCTACGAAAGAAAAAACAAATTGTTTCTCTCGCAAGGACTATTGCAGATTGGAACCTCTCCCCTAGAACAAAGGAAGTACATATTCAAGAGGCTTTGGATTATACTTTGGGATACCAGTGGATTTATAGCCTAGGATGA
- a CDS encoding PASTA domain-containing protein: MKEKFLKILPYSGYVLFVSLGLLVFFVAAFLVVVVRTKEEQKVMMPYVIGKNYIEVHNELQRLQLKVRLESERIPEKTDGIILSQSIDAGKEVEAGSKLYLTVNIGFDRVTIPDVKGQDLKRAKAILEKVLSGEVYVPLQIGGITYVPAVGDEPADTIIDQIPAPGKETHSGEKIYLLVTESNSDKKSNQSLKDGSDESKLVGTPVPFAIDYLQRKKIPYRIKEATKPDFRDGHGLVSSFELKPTGAEIGAFYLKPSASLVQDYEFLEYEIDDDDVYSAKVSYTKPGEDVEIEKEILTSQSLKEDEMVRFVIHRSVNTKVTLVGKETGVAKVWKLKGTY; encoded by the coding sequence GTGAAAGAAAAGTTTCTTAAAATTTTACCTTACAGTGGTTATGTTCTATTTGTTTCCTTGGGACTTTTAGTATTTTTTGTCGCTGCCTTCCTGGTTGTTGTGGTTCGTACCAAAGAAGAACAAAAGGTGATGATGCCTTATGTGATTGGGAAAAACTACATCGAAGTGCATAACGAACTCCAACGTTTGCAACTCAAAGTGAGATTAGAATCAGAACGAATCCCAGAAAAAACAGATGGGATCATATTAAGCCAATCCATTGATGCGGGAAAAGAAGTAGAAGCTGGATCCAAACTTTACCTTACCGTAAACATTGGATTTGACCGAGTGACGATCCCCGATGTCAAAGGACAAGACCTCAAACGTGCAAAAGCCATTTTAGAAAAAGTATTATCTGGGGAAGTCTATGTTCCCTTACAAATTGGTGGGATCACGTATGTGCCTGCTGTGGGAGATGAACCTGCCGACACCATCATTGACCAAATCCCAGCTCCTGGAAAAGAAACCCATTCCGGCGAAAAAATTTACCTTCTTGTCACAGAATCAAATTCGGATAAAAAATCCAACCAAAGTTTAAAAGATGGGTCCGATGAATCCAAGTTAGTTGGAACCCCTGTTCCCTTTGCCATAGACTATCTGCAAAGGAAAAAAATTCCGTATCGAATCAAAGAAGCCACAAAACCTGATTTTCGTGATGGTCATGGACTTGTTTCCTCGTTTGAATTAAAACCTACAGGTGCCGAAATCGGAGCATTTTATCTAAAACCATCAGCGTCACTTGTGCAAGATTATGAATTTTTAGAATACGAAATTGACGACGATGATGTCTATTCAGCTAAGGTAAGTTACACGAAGCCTGGAGAAGACGTGGAAATCGAAAAAGAAATTCTAACAAGCCAATCTCTCAAAGAAGATGAAATGGTTCGTTTTGTCATCCATCGTTCCGTAAATACAAAAGTCACTCTCGTGGGAAAAGAAACGGGTGTAGCTAAAGTTTGGAAATTAAAAGGAACCTATTAA
- a CDS encoding type II secretion system-associated lipoprotein has translation MIKKEKLREINEFYDGKTYALREEIKFSQTDVWKKGTLVKIYIESTPSLLKLKVYPIQETRESSVGKLADYIINDDVKKREYDLADVEEWVNQKFTLVEQNAKKTKK, from the coding sequence TTGATCAAAAAAGAAAAGTTAAGGGAGATTAATGAATTCTATGATGGGAAAACTTATGCCCTTCGGGAAGAGATCAAATTCTCTCAAACCGATGTTTGGAAAAAAGGGACCCTCGTTAAGATCTACATCGAATCGACTCCCTCTCTTTTAAAATTGAAAGTATACCCAATCCAGGAGACTCGTGAGTCATCTGTTGGGAAACTAGCAGATTACATCATCAATGATGATGTGAAAAAGAGAGAATATGATTTGGCAGATGTGGAAGAGTGGGTGAACCAAAAATTCACTCTCGTCGAACAAAATGCCAAAAAAACAAAGAAATAA
- a CDS encoding KH domain-containing protein, which yields MDSLVRYIVTSLVDQPDQVAVNQVPGEEETVIELRVAPKDLGKVIGKNGRIAKSLRTVLQAAGTKQGKNYTLEIVD from the coding sequence ATGGATTCCTTAGTTCGTTATATCGTGACATCTCTCGTTGACCAACCAGACCAGGTAGCAGTCAACCAAGTACCCGGAGAGGAAGAAACTGTGATCGAACTTCGGGTTGCTCCTAAAGACCTCGGTAAGGTGATCGGAAAAAACGGAAGGATTGCAAAATCTCTTCGTACGGTGTTACAAGCCGCGGGAACCAAACAAGGCAAAAACTATACTTTAGAAATTGTCGACTAA
- a CDS encoding EscU/YscU/HrcU family type III secretion system export apparatus switch protein: protein MKQKMVALAYNPKENFAPKIVAKAEGILANNLVRIAEEAGVFIVKDEVMVSTLAHLPNGKEIPRELYEVVAAVFRILVLEREKKNN, encoded by the coding sequence ATGAAACAGAAAATGGTGGCCCTAGCTTATAACCCAAAGGAAAATTTTGCTCCAAAAATTGTTGCAAAGGCAGAAGGGATTCTCGCAAACAACTTGGTTCGGATTGCGGAAGAAGCGGGTGTCTTCATTGTAAAAGATGAGGTTATGGTAAGTACCCTAGCACATCTCCCCAATGGGAAAGAAATTCCAAGAGAATTGTATGAAGTCGTTGCCGCAGTCTTCCGCATCCTTGTTTTAGAAAGAGAAAAGAAAAACAATTGA
- a CDS encoding peptidoglycan DD-metalloendopeptidase family protein, which yields MFSLSYYFDFPAFFLSHSRIFGLVPDKITVKVFRHLTFLFLLVSGTGLFANPFQKLHEEINQSLPSSDSTVFRIFSNQSQEQEVHKLFTVGINQNGEEEEVELASLDLPKYIDISPVVSNTVVHESGIVVKKYTVQKKDNLSKIARSFSIDVAKLKKANSLTSDQLKIGQVLEVPVQVKNASSSRVVLKKIFILPVPQSRVTSRFGRRVDPFNKYNRVYHSGLDLAAKVGAPVLSAADGEVVFTGRNGGYGNSVTIQHKNGYKTVYAHCSQILVEVGETVKMGRVVALVGRTGTATGAHLHFEVFRNGKIMNPESALGMTEKHVTKLPKSEVAGM from the coding sequence ATGTTTTCATTGTCTTATTATTTTGATTTTCCAGCTTTCTTTCTTTCTCATTCAAGAATCTTCGGTTTAGTTCCCGATAAAATAACTGTGAAGGTCTTCAGGCACTTAACATTCCTATTTCTTTTGGTTTCGGGCACTGGTTTGTTTGCCAATCCTTTCCAGAAACTGCATGAAGAAATTAACCAAAGCCTTCCTTCCAGCGATTCCACTGTATTCCGCATATTTAGTAACCAATCCCAAGAACAAGAAGTCCACAAACTCTTCACTGTTGGGATCAACCAAAATGGGGAAGAAGAAGAAGTGGAGCTTGCTTCTCTTGACCTTCCGAAATACATAGATATTTCCCCTGTGGTGAGTAATACAGTGGTCCACGAGTCGGGGATTGTTGTGAAAAAATATACAGTCCAAAAAAAAGACAATTTATCTAAGATTGCTCGTTCTTTTTCCATTGATGTTGCGAAACTCAAAAAAGCAAATTCACTCACAAGTGACCAATTGAAAATTGGCCAAGTTTTGGAAGTCCCTGTTCAAGTGAAAAATGCTTCCTCTTCCCGTGTGGTTTTAAAAAAGATTTTTATTTTACCTGTACCACAAAGCCGTGTGACTTCAAGATTTGGTCGGCGAGTGGATCCATTCAACAAGTACAACCGTGTGTATCACTCTGGGCTTGACCTAGCAGCCAAAGTAGGGGCACCTGTCCTTTCTGCTGCGGACGGCGAAGTTGTATTTACTGGCCGGAACGGTGGATATGGAAATTCCGTTACCATCCAACACAAAAATGGGTATAAAACAGTTTACGCCCATTGTTCTCAGATTTTAGTTGAGGTTGGGGAAACGGTGAAGATGGGCCGAGTGGTAGCACTTGTCGGACGTACAGGTACTGCAACGGGGGCACATTTGCATTTTGAAGTGTTTCGAAACGGGAAAATTATGAATCCTGAATCAGCTCTCGGCATGACTGAAAAACATGTGACAAAACTTCCCAAATCTGAAGTAGCCGGAATGTAA
- the rimM gene encoding ribosome maturation factor RimM (Essential for efficient processing of 16S rRNA) encodes MSTKPSLVKVGVFGSSHGIKGFIKVFTEGETLSSLKAPTTCTIQDPLGNTTTIEIESIKSNGNHFLVKIKGYETPETVVKYRGFSILWKKENLPKPQDGEVYTEDLIGLETISKETRSSLGYKITDVIDNPAHPILECKPTSGAGETILVPFLNRFVGDWNLEAKTIEMIQWEQWIAL; translated from the coding sequence TTGTCGACTAAACCAAGTTTAGTAAAAGTGGGGGTCTTTGGATCCTCACATGGTATCAAAGGGTTCATCAAAGTTTTCACAGAAGGGGAAACATTGAGTTCCCTGAAAGCTCCTACTACATGCACCATCCAAGACCCTCTTGGCAATACCACAACGATTGAAATTGAATCAATCAAATCCAACGGAAATCATTTTCTCGTAAAAATCAAAGGGTATGAAACACCAGAGACGGTTGTGAAGTATCGTGGTTTTTCAATTCTTTGGAAAAAGGAAAACCTTCCAAAACCACAAGATGGGGAAGTGTATACAGAAGACCTGATTGGTCTCGAAACCATTTCCAAAGAAACAAGATCTTCTCTTGGATACAAAATCACTGACGTCATCGATAACCCAGCTCATCCTATTTTAGAATGTAAACCCACTTCTGGCGCAGGAGAAACCATTCTTGTTCCCTTCCTCAATCGATTTGTGGGAGATTGGAATTTAGAAGCAAAAACAATTGAGATGATCCAATGGGAGCAGTGGATTGCGCTTTAA
- a CDS encoding YraN family protein: MQKISIGKAGEILAASYLRSIGHTILFQNYRKRIGEIDIISLENDTLNCSEVKTWKENNGYHPKECLHETKRDRMRKVYFYLIQEFPALYHLTPSFNLLHITEKKEVRFYSSIF; this comes from the coding sequence ATGCAAAAAATATCCATTGGCAAAGCAGGAGAAATCTTAGCCGCTTCTTACTTACGTTCCATTGGTCATACCATCCTTTTTCAAAATTATAGAAAACGAATTGGAGAAATTGACATAATTAGTTTAGAGAACGATACCCTTAATTGTTCCGAAGTGAAAACTTGGAAGGAAAATAATGGTTATCATCCAAAAGAATGCCTTCATGAGACAAAACGTGACCGAATGCGGAAGGTATATTTCTATTTGATTCAGGAATTTCCTGCTTTATACCACCTAACACCTAGCTTTAATTTGCTCCATATCACCGAAAAAAAGGAAGTTCGTTTTTATTCGTCAATCTTCTAA
- a CDS encoding HD-GYP domain-containing protein produces the protein MRKISIRDLEAGSKFTKSLYLDKDTVFVGADQPITQQDLDRLVQFGITFILTDGEKVNADQNDKSSNSSGPGYFDTNLPFYQDDENSTRYKYLLEKTNTSKVEFNAVFKDCFDLVQKTYKSASEGRYTEIREFREIAERIADHTKTNAQIPILLLSHSHSGYYLYTHICYATFFSVMLGNFLEFSRPKLIDLALASLFADIGMVTVPEEVSEKKGNLTELDLKTIKRHPVTGYQILTQRLKLKNSLAIVALQHHEAVDGSGYPQRILANQIEELTKVFMIADQFAAMIHPRPYRAAILPYEAMKIMISENVNRFDLKMVRLFLNKLSMFPVGSGVVLSDLRMGMVIESNKDKPLRPVVRVTKDADGKRLKHLEFVDLMKDLNLYIQQAIPFSQIY, from the coding sequence ATGCGGAAAATCTCCATACGTGACTTAGAGGCTGGTTCTAAGTTTACCAAGTCTCTTTACCTTGATAAGGACACTGTTTTTGTTGGAGCTGACCAACCCATCACACAACAAGACTTAGACCGTCTCGTCCAATTTGGGATTACATTTATCCTAACTGATGGTGAAAAAGTAAATGCGGATCAAAATGACAAATCTTCCAATTCTAGTGGTCCAGGTTATTTTGATACCAACCTTCCATTTTACCAAGATGATGAAAATTCCACTCGGTACAAATATCTACTCGAAAAAACCAATACATCGAAGGTAGAATTTAATGCTGTCTTTAAAGATTGTTTTGATTTAGTTCAAAAAACATACAAATCAGCATCTGAAGGTCGTTATACGGAGATTAGAGAGTTCCGAGAAATTGCAGAACGAATCGCAGACCACACCAAAACAAACGCACAGATTCCCATCCTACTTTTATCCCATTCCCATTCAGGTTATTATTTATACACTCATATCTGTTATGCGACATTCTTTTCGGTGATGCTTGGAAACTTTTTGGAATTTTCAAGACCCAAACTCATTGATTTGGCACTTGCTTCCCTTTTTGCTGATATTGGAATGGTGACTGTTCCCGAAGAAGTTTCGGAAAAAAAAGGAAACCTAACTGAACTTGATCTTAAGACAATCAAACGCCACCCCGTGACTGGTTACCAAATCCTCACCCAAAGGTTAAAGTTAAAAAATTCACTAGCGATTGTTGCTTTACAACACCATGAAGCTGTAGACGGATCGGGTTACCCACAACGTATCCTTGCCAACCAAATTGAAGAACTCACCAAGGTGTTTATGATCGCCGACCAATTTGCGGCTATGATCCACCCAAGACCTTACCGTGCTGCCATACTTCCGTATGAAGCGATGAAGATCATGATCAGTGAAAATGTGAACCGATTCGATTTAAAAATGGTACGTCTCTTTTTAAATAAACTTTCTATGTTCCCTGTGGGATCCGGAGTTGTACTTTCTGACCTCAGAATGGGAATGGTCATTGAATCCAATAAAGACAAACCACTAAGGCCTGTGGTGCGAGTGACAAAAGATGCAGATGGAAAACGCCTAAAACATTTAGAGTTTGTGGATCTTATGAAAGATTTGAATTTGTACATCCAACAAGCCATTCCATTCTCACAAATTTATTAG
- a CDS encoding ribonuclease HII, with translation MDGNYKLKLSSPIEGYLSIPKGDDLVPSISAASILAKTYRDEYMEQMDRKYPGYGFAKHKGYGTEEHREALRKLGISPIHRLSFCDFLRREGSEPSLFPI, from the coding sequence TTGGATGGGAATTACAAACTAAAACTCTCAAGCCCCATCGAAGGTTACCTTTCGATTCCTAAAGGTGATGATTTGGTGCCTTCGATTTCAGCAGCCTCGATCCTTGCCAAAACTTACCGAGACGAATATATGGAACAAATGGACCGAAAGTACCCAGGGTATGGATTTGCCAAACACAAAGGGTATGGAACAGAAGAACACAGGGAAGCCCTAAGAAAACTCGGAATTTCTCCCATCCACAGGTTGAGTTTTTGTGATTTTCTCCGAAGGGAAGGGAGTGAGCCCTCTCTTTTCCCCATTTAA
- the rpsP gene encoding 30S ribosomal protein S16, producing MVKLRLQRTGTKADPHYRIVAADIRAPRDGKFIEAIGHFHPTASAVKKATFNEEKTLSWLKKGAQPTDTVLALLKKDDVWSKFKG from the coding sequence TTGGTTAAATTAAGATTACAAAGAACGGGAACAAAAGCAGACCCGCACTATCGCATTGTTGCAGCAGACATTCGCGCTCCACGAGATGGAAAATTCATCGAAGCGATTGGTCACTTTCACCCAACTGCTTCTGCTGTGAAAAAAGCAACTTTCAACGAAGAAAAAACGCTTTCTTGGTTAAAAAAAGGCGCACAACCAACTGACACGGTTCTTGCTCTTTTGAAAAAAGACGACGTTTGGTCAAAATTCAAAGGTTAG
- the trmD gene encoding tRNA (guanosine(37)-N1)-methyltransferase TrmD, giving the protein MRFNFITLFPEKITSYFDTGIPGKAVKQGVVEINTVHLRDFADNKHQKVDDTIYGGGPGMLLQVGPIYRALESLGEKKGKVILLSPSGELFNQTLAREIFESSDTFTLVSGYYEGVDHRVTEHLIDREVAIGNYVISSGDLAALVVADCLSRFVPGFLGKEESLLEESHNETEELEYPQYTKPYDFMGWTVPDVLLGGHHEEIRKWRQKNRKTRNHS; this is encoded by the coding sequence TTGCGCTTTAATTTCATCACCCTTTTTCCAGAAAAGATCACATCGTATTTTGATACAGGGATCCCTGGCAAAGCTGTAAAACAAGGCGTAGTGGAAATCAACACCGTCCACTTGAGAGACTTTGCCGACAACAAACACCAAAAGGTAGACGATACCATTTACGGTGGTGGACCAGGTATGTTATTGCAAGTGGGACCCATTTACCGCGCATTAGAATCCCTTGGGGAAAAGAAGGGAAAGGTCATTTTACTCAGTCCTTCGGGGGAGCTTTTCAACCAAACCTTGGCTCGTGAAATTTTTGAATCTTCTGATACCTTTACCTTGGTTTCGGGGTATTATGAAGGAGTCGATCACCGTGTTACGGAGCATTTAATTGACAGGGAAGTGGCCATTGGAAACTATGTTATTTCATCGGGGGATTTAGCTGCTCTCGTTGTGGCAGATTGCCTGTCTCGGTTTGTACCGGGGTTTTTAGGGAAGGAAGAAAGCCTTCTCGAAGAATCACACAACGAAACGGAAGAATTAGAATACCCCCAGTATACAAAACCCTATGATTTTATGGGTTGGACTGTTCCAGATGTGCTCCTCGGTGGACATCATGAAGAGATCCGGAAATGGCGGCAAAAAAACCGCAAAACAAGAAATCATTCTTAG
- the rplS gene encoding 50S ribosomal protein L19 codes for MNQILETALAGEAKNELNFEIGDTVKVHYKIVESGKERVQVYEGVVISIANKSQSKTFTVRRVSYDIGVERIFPLHSPRIAKIELVRKGSVRRAKLFYLRDKKGKAGRIKERKGGQAIVAKDKKRQDEASKAAKAATAEAPSA; via the coding sequence ATGAATCAGATTCTAGAAACAGCACTCGCAGGCGAAGCAAAGAACGAACTTAATTTCGAAATTGGTGATACTGTAAAAGTTCACTACAAAATCGTTGAATCTGGAAAAGAACGTGTTCAGGTTTACGAAGGTGTTGTGATCTCCATTGCGAACAAATCGCAAAGCAAAACTTTCACTGTAAGACGTGTTTCTTACGATATCGGAGTGGAAAGGATTTTCCCACTTCATAGCCCAAGAATTGCAAAAATTGAACTCGTTCGGAAAGGATCTGTTCGTCGTGCGAAACTATTTTATCTCCGTGATAAAAAAGGAAAAGCAGGACGTATCAAAGAAAGAAAAGGCGGACAAGCAATTGTTGCCAAAGACAAAAAGAGACAGGACGAAGCTTCTAAGGCAGCGAAAGCAGCCACTGCAGAAGCACCTAGCGCATAA